The following coding sequences lie in one Myxococcales bacterium genomic window:
- a CDS encoding fatty acid desaturase: MAMLAEWWSDDGASAPGKNEALVVRRARPFLRHSARDAWLVGVAVIQSLASITFFVLAAGGGALSRAAAIAIFGVGICWCSNTVSHNHLHNPLFSSRRNNRAFDLWLTLVLGVPQAIWKARHVWHHAGEPQQKRLPLARSARLQIMMVAAGWLVFLVAAPRLFLLTYVPGYILGMGLCRVQGDMEHALDDRPERGISHYGRLYNFFWFNDGHHAEHHQFPSEHWTRLPMRRHELTAPTSAFPPHVRFVGNLLRRQNALKGVFLCALERLALASKLLQSFLLESHSRAIAPLLATLPTLPTHVTIVGGGLFPRSLLVLAELLPNTRFTVVDRSSDNVARALAHLRLRSFDLTRVQFCIAGFDPALHCRAGLLVAPLGFVGDPSSLGEAAQRTSVLRHDWVWGESAGLSRVVSWLLLKRVTLEGPAR, translated from the coding sequence ATGGCGATGCTCGCGGAGTGGTGGTCGGACGACGGCGCCTCGGCGCCCGGAAAAAACGAGGCGCTCGTCGTGAGGCGAGCCCGCCCGTTCTTGCGCCACTCCGCGCGCGACGCCTGGTTGGTCGGCGTGGCGGTCATTCAGAGTCTTGCTTCCATCACCTTCTTCGTGTTGGCGGCGGGCGGGGGCGCACTGAGTCGAGCCGCCGCGATCGCCATCTTTGGTGTGGGCATCTGTTGGTGCTCCAACACCGTTTCGCACAACCACCTGCACAACCCGCTGTTCTCGTCGCGGCGAAACAACCGCGCGTTCGATCTGTGGCTCACGTTGGTCTTGGGTGTGCCGCAGGCCATCTGGAAGGCGCGTCACGTCTGGCACCATGCGGGCGAACCGCAGCAAAAACGGCTGCCGTTGGCTCGGAGCGCACGGCTGCAGATCATGATGGTGGCCGCTGGCTGGCTGGTTTTCCTGGTCGCGGCACCACGCTTGTTCCTTCTCACCTACGTTCCGGGTTACATCTTGGGAATGGGGCTCTGCCGCGTTCAAGGGGACATGGAGCACGCGCTCGACGATCGTCCCGAGCGCGGCATCAGCCACTACGGTCGGCTCTACAACTTCTTCTGGTTCAACGACGGTCACCACGCCGAACACCACCAGTTCCCCAGCGAACACTGGACGCGGCTACCGATGCGCCGTCACGAGCTGACCGCGCCCACGAGCGCGTTCCCGCCTCACGTGCGCTTCGTGGGAAACCTTTTGCGCCGGCAGAACGCGCTGAAGGGCGTGTTTTTGTGCGCTCTCGAGCGCCTGGCGCTGGCTTCGAAGCTGCTGCAGTCGTTCCTGCTCGAGAGCCACAGTCGGGCCATCGCGCCGCTCCTGGCGACGCTGCCAACGCTGCCGACACACGTCACGATCGTGGGAGGCGGGCTGTTCCCGCGCAGCTTGCTGGTGTTGGCGGAGCTTCTGCCGAACACACGCTTCACGGTCGTGGATCGGTCCAGCGACAACGTGGCCCGAGCACTGGCGCATTTGCGGCTCCGGAGTTTCGATCTGACGCGGGTTCAGTTCTGCATCGCGGGCTTCGACCCAGCGCTGCATTGCCGCGCGGGACTGTTGGTCGCACCCCTCGGATTCGTAGGCGACCCGAGCTCGCTCGGTGAAGCTGCGCAGCGCACCTCTGTGTTGCGCCACGACTGGGTGTGGGGCGAGAGCGCCGGCCTCTCACGAGTCGTGTCGTGGCTGCTCTTGAAGCGCGTGACCCTAGAGGGTCCGGCGCGGTGA
- the psd gene encoding phosphatidylserine decarboxylase (Phosphatidylserine decarboxylase is synthesized as a single chain precursor. Generation of the pyruvoyl active site from a Ser is coupled to cleavage of a Gly-Ser bond between the larger (beta) and smaller (alpha chains). It is an integral membrane protein.), with product MNRGIARLTSVRRPAWLVDRAVRAWVAKDHIALSEFEDRRFVSLDDFFLRRLRAGARPLGAGFTAPADGNLVASGPLALKRPLVVKGQRLSVDRVVNGGRHELDLREWEGGAFAVIFLTPRGYHRLHAPLDAELEEVRWIPGRYFPQNADALEHIPRIYERNERATLSFRDGQGRRFLLVMVGASLIGGIHLEHLEQKRWMTAAPTKIGRQLSRGDELGHFAFGSTVVMLLPPSFQARVVERPEVRMGETLFEV from the coding sequence ATGAATCGCGGCATCGCAAGGCTGACGAGTGTGCGGCGCCCCGCCTGGCTGGTCGACCGTGCCGTGCGGGCCTGGGTCGCGAAAGACCACATCGCTCTGAGCGAGTTCGAAGACCGCCGCTTCGTGTCGCTGGACGACTTTTTTCTGCGGCGGCTCAGGGCCGGCGCTCGACCGCTTGGTGCTGGTTTCACCGCGCCGGCGGACGGCAACTTGGTCGCGAGCGGCCCGCTCGCGCTGAAGCGCCCGCTGGTCGTGAAGGGCCAGCGTCTCAGCGTGGATCGTGTGGTCAACGGCGGACGGCACGAGCTGGACCTGCGCGAGTGGGAGGGCGGCGCGTTTGCCGTGATCTTCCTGACGCCGCGTGGCTACCACCGGCTGCACGCTCCGCTCGACGCGGAGCTGGAAGAAGTGCGCTGGATCCCGGGGCGGTATTTCCCTCAAAACGCCGATGCGCTCGAGCACATCCCGCGCATCTACGAGCGGAACGAGCGTGCCACGCTCTCGTTCCGTGACGGCCAGGGCAGGCGGTTTCTTCTGGTGATGGTGGGCGCCAGCCTGATCGGCGGCATCCACCTCGAGCACCTGGAGCAGAAACGCTGGATGACCGCCGCGCCCACCAAGATTGGCCGGCAGCTGTCGCGAGGTGACGAGCTCGGTCACTTCGCGTTTGGCTCGACGGTGGTCATGCTGCTGCCGCCGAGCTTTCAAGCTCGGGTCGTCGAGCGACCCGAGGTCCGGATGGGCGAGACGCTGTTCGAGGTCTGA
- a CDS encoding sulfatase: protein MQDSQPWTRVTGNFAAGVAFRPELPSGVVKRAAALGVGLLAAKLALVSLRVFDGGGRGLLDAWSPLAFVYQDVAVVLGVVLIDLALTRARSSAADYAAWSLVWMLIAYSAFNVTVARVFSTPLTVSMLGAAGGALSDSIFAQVTPGNLTAIAFVMGVAGVVARRDVRALGGRRLAMAATLALSTLFMGPRAAARVDTLGLHRNAAVALGSTYFARLSPPPQAAHAVNLPVEGDALDLGHLAGAARGRNVVWVILESTAAEYLGAYGAKLDPTPNLTRLSQNAVVFDAAYSAYPESIKGLYSMLCATSPAAQTTAQDYVAARLPCASVAESFRGAGYKTAFFHSGRFRYLGMQGIVDERGFDQLFDAENIGGKHASSFGTDDASTVGHLLAFVDEVPREKRFFAVYSPISGHHPYRSPGTGPRPFPAKTEKDHYLNDLYAGDAAFGELIEGLRRRGRYDDTLFVVVGDHGEAFDQHEGNFAHTLHVYEENVRVPFIVAAPGLTFGRVRAPQIASLTDLAPTTLALTGLPRQSRHEGRSLLEPRPSVARFYTDHGPLELGLRHGRFKLIHETEHDRTRLFDLSADPGEKRDISAEQPERVERYRSHLLAWSAERRNAVANPN from the coding sequence ATGCAAGACAGCCAGCCCTGGACAAGAGTTACCGGTAACTTCGCTGCGGGTGTGGCGTTCCGTCCAGAGTTACCATCTGGGGTCGTGAAGCGGGCCGCGGCGCTCGGTGTGGGGCTGCTCGCGGCCAAGCTCGCGCTGGTCAGCCTGCGCGTGTTCGATGGCGGCGGACGCGGGCTGCTCGATGCGTGGTCGCCCCTCGCCTTCGTGTACCAGGACGTCGCGGTCGTGCTCGGGGTCGTCCTCATCGACCTTGCCCTGACGCGCGCTCGGTCGAGCGCCGCGGACTACGCCGCGTGGTCCCTCGTCTGGATGTTGATCGCCTACTCGGCGTTCAACGTGACGGTCGCGCGGGTGTTCTCGACACCGCTGACGGTCTCCATGCTGGGGGCCGCGGGCGGTGCGCTCAGCGATTCGATCTTCGCGCAGGTGACCCCTGGCAACCTCACGGCCATCGCCTTCGTGATGGGAGTCGCCGGTGTGGTTGCGCGTCGCGATGTGCGCGCTCTTGGTGGTCGACGTTTGGCGATGGCAGCTACCCTCGCCCTGAGCACGCTGTTCATGGGTCCCCGTGCCGCTGCGCGCGTCGACACCCTCGGCCTGCACCGAAACGCCGCGGTCGCTCTCGGATCGACCTACTTCGCACGGCTCTCACCGCCGCCGCAGGCAGCGCACGCGGTGAACCTGCCGGTCGAAGGCGACGCGCTCGATCTCGGTCACCTCGCGGGTGCGGCACGAGGCCGCAACGTGGTGTGGGTGATCCTGGAGTCGACGGCGGCCGAGTACCTGGGTGCGTACGGCGCCAAGCTCGACCCGACGCCGAACCTCACGCGGCTGAGCCAGAACGCCGTGGTGTTCGACGCGGCGTACAGCGCGTATCCGGAGAGCATCAAGGGGCTCTATTCGATGCTGTGTGCAACGAGCCCAGCCGCCCAGACCACGGCCCAGGACTACGTTGCCGCGCGCCTTCCCTGCGCTTCGGTGGCCGAGTCCTTTCGCGGTGCAGGCTACAAAACAGCCTTCTTCCACTCCGGGCGCTTCCGTTACCTGGGCATGCAGGGCATCGTCGACGAGCGTGGTTTCGATCAGCTGTTCGACGCCGAGAACATCGGTGGCAAACACGCCTCGAGCTTCGGCACCGACGACGCCTCCACCGTCGGGCACCTGCTGGCGTTCGTGGACGAGGTCCCGCGCGAAAAGCGATTCTTCGCGGTGTACTCACCGATCTCCGGTCACCATCCCTATCGATCCCCGGGCACGGGTCCGCGGCCGTTCCCGGCCAAGACCGAGAAGGACCACTACCTCAACGACCTCTACGCCGGCGACGCGGCGTTCGGTGAGTTGATCGAAGGGCTGCGGCGCCGTGGTCGCTACGACGACACACTCTTCGTCGTGGTCGGTGATCACGGCGAGGCCTTCGATCAGCACGAGGGCAACTTCGCTCACACACTCCACGTGTACGAAGAGAACGTGCGGGTCCCGTTCATCGTGGCGGCGCCAGGCCTGACGTTCGGCCGCGTGCGCGCGCCGCAGATCGCCAGCCTGACCGATCTGGCGCCGACGACGCTGGCCCTGACCGGCCTGCCGCGTCAGTCGCGGCACGAAGGCCGCTCGCTGCTGGAGCCTCGGCCTTCGGTCGCGCGCTTCTACACCGATCACGGCCCGCTCGAGCTCGGGCTGCGCCACGGGCGATTCAAGCTGATTCACGAGACCGAACACGACCGCACGCGGCTCTTCGATTTGAGCGCGGATCCCGGCGAAAAGCGCGACATCTCGGCCGAGCAGCCCGAGCGGGTCGAGCGCTACCGAAGTCACCTGCTCGCGTGGTCCGCGGAGCGCAGGAACGCCGTCGCGAATCCCAATTGA